The Candidatus Poribacteria bacterium genome contains the following window.
ACCTGGTGATGGCAGTGTATTGGTTGGTGCTGGTGGAGCAACAGCAGCCGCAGCCGCCGATGGCACGCTCGCTACGGTAACGTTTAAAGTCATTGAAGCGAAAGCGTCCACTATTAGTTTAACAGGTGTTGTTCTCTCTGATGCCGCTGCCGCTGAATTAGAAGTCACAACTATGGATGGCATGGTAACTGCTCCCGCTGCAGATGCCGCAGCCGCTGATGATACCGAAGCGGATGATACTGAGGCTGATGCCGCAGCCGCTGATGATACCGAAGCGGATGATACTGAGGCTGATGACGCAGCCGCTGATGATACCGAGGCTGAGGCTGATGATGCTGAGGCTGATGACGCAGCCGCTGATGATGCTGAGGCTGATGACGCAGCCGCTGATGACGCAGTTGCCGATGACGCAGCTGAAGATGCGCCTGCTGAAGAACCAGCCCCTGAACCTGTCAGCCAGATGTTCGAGATTACACTCACGAACCTCACTGAGGGTGAACACGGTGTCAGTGGACAAACGTTCTCACCTGCGATCTTTGTAGCACATGCCGCCGGTGTTAAACTCGCTGAAGTCGGTCAACCCGCGAATGAAGCGATCGTTGCAATGGCTGAGGGTGGAGATATTTCAGGACTCGTCGCACTTGCACAAGCTGCTGGCGCGAACGTCGCGATCGCTATGAATGCGGATGGATCGCGCAGATATACGATGCCGGGGCAATCTACGACTGTTACCGTAACTGCTGATAAAACGAATTCTTCGCTCTCTGTCGGCTCAATGTTGGTCTCAACGAACGATGCGTTCATCGCCGCTATTGACGTACCCCTCTTTGATGAAGCCGGTATGCCTGTGTCTACGACGATCGACTTAATGGCTTATGACGCTGGTAGTGAAGATAACACGGAGATGGCTTCTGATATTCCGGGACCGCTCGGTTTAGACGCTGAGATTGATCCGCCAGGCAGTAACGCACGCGTTCCGACCGAAGGTGGTGTGATTGCGCCACACGAAGGGATTCAAGGTGTTGGTGATGTGGGTGAAGCGTTTGCTTGGGAAGAACCGACAGCGATGTTGACGATTGCCCCTGTTGAAGCACCGCCGGAACCAGAACCAGAACCAGAACCGATAGTTCCTGGTTTCGATGTCACACTTGGACCCGGCTTGAACATGATTTCCATTCCATTGATGCCAGCAGAACCATATACAGCGAAATCTTTAGCAGAGATGCTCGGTGCGACAGTTGTCATCCGCTTGGATGCTGCGACGCAGAATTTCGTTGGTTACACGGTTGCTGACGAAGGTTATGGCTTCGGTATTGATGGTGGTCAAGGTTATATCGTAAATACGCCAGCCGGAGCGATGG
Protein-coding sequences here:
- a CDS encoding spondin domain-containing protein, with the translated sequence MKDQLFNRKVLFSLLAVVMCLGFTAMSYGAAVVSVDPAEVESPAAGEQLMVNINVTGGAGVVGYQATVNFDATALEYVSAANADYLPAGAFPVIRPGDGSVLVGAGGATAAAAADGTLATVTFKVIEAKASTISLTGVVLSDAAAAELEVTTMDGMVTAPAADAAAADDTEADDTEADAAAADDTEADDTEADDAAADDTEAEADDAEADDAAADDAEADDAAADDAVADDAAEDAPAEEPAPEPVSQMFEITLTNLTEGEHGVSGQTFSPAIFVAHAAGVKLAEVGQPANEAIVAMAEGGDISGLVALAQAAGANVAIAMNADGSRRYTMPGQSTTVTVTADKTNSSLSVGSMLVSTNDAFIAAIDVPLFDEAGMPVSTTIDLMAYDAGSEDNTEMASDIPGPLGLDAEIDPPGSNARVPTEGGVIAPHEGIQGVGDVGEAFAWEEPTAMLTIAPVEAPPEPEPEPEPIVPGFDVTLGPGLNMISIPLMPAEPYTAKSLAEMLGATVVIRLDAATQNFVGYTVADEGYGFGIDGGQGYIVNTPAGAMVKFTGDAWDNQPEPPPPPEEPAPEEKAPADDVAAEDAPDDDAAADDAAADDAAADAGEADDA